One Dethiosulfovibrio faecalis genomic window, GGGGGTCACCAGCGGAGGATACCCCATGGCCTTCCTGACCACCGGCACCTCTTTGAGAACATCGTCCAGGCGATGTTCCGCCGACTGCTCCCTAAGCTGATTCACCAGATTGGAGTACATTCCTCCCGGTATCTGATATATCAATACGTTTGTATCGGCTCCGTCGAGCTTCACGAAAAGGTCGTCATACTTGGTCCGAAGTTTCTTGAAATGATCGGCTATAGGAACCATATTCTCCAAGGAGAGTCCCGTGTCGAAGGAACCGCCGGACAAGGCTGCCACCATGGACTCCGAAGCGGGCTGACTGGTTCTCATTGAAAAGGGCGATATAGCACAGTCAACCACGTCCGCACCGGCCTCTATGGCAGCGTAATAGGCCATTGACGCCAATCCACTGGTATAGTGACTGTGAACCTGCACGGGAAGCTCGGTCTCTTTCTTTATCCCTCTTACCAGACGATCCGCATCGACCGGACTGAGGAGACCGGCCATATCCTTGATACATATCGAATCGGCTCCCATGTCCCTCATCTTCCCAGCGATATCGATGAACAGCTCGTTCGTGTGCACCGGAGATATGGTATAGGAAATACACATCTGGAGGTGGGCCCCCTCCCGCTTGACCTGTTCGGACGCGACCTCAAGGTTTCTAAGATCGTTCAAGGCATCGAAGACCCTCATTATGTCGATTCCGTTACCGACCGCCCTCTTGACGAATTCCCTCACAACGTCGTCTCCGTAATGTCTGTATCCGACCAGGTTCTGTCCACGAAGGAGCATTTGAAGCTTCGTGTTCTTGATATGTTTTCTGAGGACTCTAAGGCGTTCCCAAGGGTCCTCGTTGAGGAATCTCATGCAGGAGTCGAAGGTGGCCCCTCCCCACACCTCCAGGGAGTGATATCCAACCTGATCCATCTTCTCCAGGACCGGCAGCATATCCTCGATCCGGAGTCTAGTCGCCA contains:
- a CDS encoding pyruvate carboxylase subunit B; its protein translation is MSQSKNSFRKIGITETALRDAHQSLMATRLRIEDMLPVLEKMDQVGYHSLEVWGGATFDSCMRFLNEDPWERLRVLRKHIKNTKLQMLLRGQNLVGYRHYGDDVVREFVKRAVGNGIDIMRVFDALNDLRNLEVASEQVKREGAHLQMCISYTISPVHTNELFIDIAGKMRDMGADSICIKDMAGLLSPVDADRLVRGIKKETELPVQVHSHYTSGLASMAYYAAIEAGADVVDCAISPFSMRTSQPASESMVAALSGGSFDTGLSLENMVPIADHFKKLRTKYDDLFVKLDGADTNVLIYQIPGGMYSNLVNQLREQSAEHRLDDVLKEVPVVRKAMGYPPLVTPTSQIVGTQATLNVLVGERWKIIPKEVKNYFMGYYGKPPAEVDPEVQAKALGGEKPITCRPGEKIDPELDRARADIAAWITQPEDVLSYVLFPAVAKDFLMKQYSKLNLRDIGLDEVVEEIAYPV